The following coding sequences lie in one Patescibacteria group bacterium genomic window:
- a CDS encoding MBL fold metallo-hydrolase, with product MQVTFYGAAQEVTGSKHLLSVGQYKILLDCGSFQGRRQETYLLNKTLPFDAKQINAVILSHGHLDHSGLLPLLIKKGFKGKIYATSATIDIVRWLLLDSAKIQEQDAKYMGRHKIKGAKRAQPLYNKTDVDKTMKRFIIVPFVSATEQSWQEILPGLKIKMYQAGHILGSAVTVIQSQLAGQTTTLAYSGDLGRANTPLIDDPEYIKESVDALILESTYGNRRHDPFSLAVEKIKEVINSTAAKQGKIIIPAFALGRTQEIIYLIHKLMDQGQVPNLPIYVDSPLATHLTEVFKTHRELYDTEAWQDFLQSGRYPLAFKNLTYVSKAEDSKKLNTKKGSFIVIAGSGMCEAGRVLHHLINGLGDNNNTVLITGFQAANTLGRRLVEGANKAKLFGHDYPVRARIEVLNELSAHADSQDLVDYATNTPNLKKIFLVHGEFNQAQSLQNKLRLTKHNWQVTIPARGDTFKINS from the coding sequence ATGCAAGTTACTTTTTATGGTGCCGCTCAAGAAGTCACCGGCTCTAAACATTTACTATCTGTCGGTCAATATAAAATCTTATTAGATTGCGGTTCTTTTCAAGGACGCCGCCAAGAAACTTATCTCTTAAACAAAACCTTACCTTTTGATGCCAAACAGATAAATGCGGTTATTTTATCCCATGGTCATTTGGATCACAGTGGTTTATTGCCTTTACTAATTAAAAAAGGTTTTAAGGGTAAAATTTACGCTACCTCGGCAACCATTGATATCGTACGTTGGTTATTATTAGATTCAGCCAAAATTCAAGAGCAAGATGCCAAATACATGGGCCGACATAAAATTAAAGGCGCCAAAAGAGCTCAACCTCTTTACAATAAAACCGACGTAGATAAAACAATGAAACGTTTTATTATTGTGCCTTTTGTTTCGGCTACAGAACAATCTTGGCAAGAAATTCTACCCGGCCTAAAAATAAAAATGTATCAAGCCGGACACATTTTAGGTTCAGCCGTTACAGTCATTCAAAGCCAACTAGCGGGCCAAACAACAACTCTAGCTTATAGCGGCGATTTAGGACGAGCTAATACACCTTTAATCGACGACCCTGAATATATTAAAGAATCAGTGGACGCCTTAATTTTAGAAAGCACCTATGGTAACCGCCGGCACGATCCTTTTAGTTTAGCTGTGGAAAAAATTAAAGAGGTTATCAACAGCACAGCCGCTAAACAAGGAAAAATAATCATACCGGCTTTTGCTTTGGGCCGCACCCAAGAAATAATCTACTTAATCCATAAATTAATGGACCAAGGCCAAGTACCTAATTTACCTATTTATGTAGATAGTCCTTTAGCTACTCATTTAACTGAGGTTTTTAAAACTCACCGCGAACTTTATGATACTGAAGCTTGGCAGGATTTTTTACAAAGCGGTCGTTATCCTTTAGCTTTTAAAAACCTAACCTACGTCAGTAAAGCAGAGGACTCTAAAAAACTTAATACTAAAAAAGGCAGTTTTATAGTAATTGCCGGCTCAGGCATGTGTGAAGCTGGCCGCGTCTTACATCATTTAATAAACGGCTTAGGGGATAATAATAATACTGTTTTAATAACGGGCTTTCAGGCGGCTAATACTTTAGGACGGCGTCTAGTAGAAGGCGCCAATAAAGCCAAATTATTTGGCCATGACTATCCGGTACGAGCCCGTATAGAAGTTTTGAACGAACTAAGCGCCCACGCTGACAGTCAAGATTTAGTTGATTATGCTACCAATACTCCAAACCTTAAAAAAATTTTCTTGGTTCATGGTGAATTTAATCAAGCTCAATCTTTACAAAATAAATTACGTTTAACTAAACATAATTGGCAAGTTACTATACCGGCTCGCGGCGATACTTTTAAAATAAACTCTTAA
- a CDS encoding DUF389 domain-containing protein translates to MTNGNNLKKGENILQVTKAEQYRTVAELFQKSQPDSVFYTLLTLAVIIVSSGLLINNSFIVIGGMLVAPVLTPVMLAALGLAVGQTKPVKDGALLIIRSSLLIVVGGLVMSFVFGSNQHNLFFENTMRTAILYFIVAIASGVAATLAWTRKEIIDAVTGTAIALSLVPPLVLIGIRLGNLDFELARYYFLVFLFNLLGTLVGSLVTFTMLKFYKSEQKVVQEVKEHTNQAE, encoded by the coding sequence GTGACTAACGGAAATAATTTAAAAAAAGGAGAGAATATACTCCAAGTAACTAAAGCTGAGCAATATCGCACGGTAGCTGAATTGTTTCAAAAAAGCCAACCGGATTCAGTTTTTTATACCTTGCTGACTTTGGCTGTTATTATTGTGTCTTCTGGTTTATTAATAAATAACAGCTTTATTGTAATTGGCGGTATGTTAGTAGCCCCAGTCTTAACTCCAGTCATGCTGGCGGCTTTAGGCTTGGCTGTCGGACAAACCAAACCAGTTAAAGATGGTGCTTTACTTATTATCAGATCATCTTTGTTAATTGTCGTTGGCGGGCTGGTTATGTCCTTTGTCTTTGGCTCCAATCAGCATAATTTATTTTTTGAAAACACCATGCGCACGGCTATTCTTTACTTTATTGTGGCCATTGCTTCAGGTGTAGCCGCTACTTTAGCCTGGACCCGGAAAGAAATAATTGACGCTGTAACTGGTACAGCCATTGCTTTATCTTTGGTGCCACCACTGGTTTTAATAGGTATACGTTTAGGCAATTTAGATTTTGAATTAGCCCGTTATTATTTTTTGGTCTTTCTTTTTAACTTATTAGGCACTTTGGTTGGTAGTTTGGTAACTTTTACCATGTTAAAATTCTATAAAAGCGAACAAAAAGTGGTTCAAGAGGTAAAAGAGCATACTAACCAAGCTGAATAA
- a CDS encoding mechanosensitive ion channel family protein: MTKIIEFYNTYLFSWLINHGFKIIIILLVAWLINKFSRQIIKRLVTTAVRENKYPNKKEEKQREETLIGLLTSTSRIAVITLTGLMVLSEAGLAIAPLLAAAGIAGLSFGFGGQYLIRDVITGLFLILENQYRVGDVICLGDKCGLVENMSLRITVMRDLDGTVHHVPHGEIKIVSNLSKSYARINLNIAVSYETDLDVAEKIINQVGQDLAKDPIWQDKIITAPAFVRLDDFADSAMIIKVLGDTKPLEQWSVTGEFRKRLKKSFDQAGIIIPFPQMVIRKG; encoded by the coding sequence ATGACAAAAATTATAGAATTTTACAATACTTATCTTTTTTCCTGGCTAATAAACCATGGCTTTAAAATAATAATTATTTTATTAGTCGCCTGGCTAATAAATAAATTTAGCCGACAAATTATAAAACGTTTGGTAACGACCGCTGTTCGTGAAAATAAATATCCCAATAAAAAGGAGGAAAAACAAAGGGAGGAAACTTTAATAGGCCTACTAACTAGCACCAGTCGAATTGCTGTAATTACTTTAACTGGATTAATGGTTTTATCTGAAGCTGGACTGGCTATTGCGCCTTTACTAGCGGCCGCTGGTATAGCTGGTCTGTCCTTTGGTTTTGGTGGACAATATTTAATTCGGGACGTTATTACCGGCTTATTCTTAATTTTAGAAAATCAGTACCGGGTGGGGGATGTAATTTGTTTAGGTGACAAATGTGGCCTAGTGGAAAATATGTCCTTAAGAATTACGGTTATGCGCGATTTAGACGGCACGGTCCACCACGTACCTCACGGCGAAATAAAAATCGTCTCTAATCTTTCTAAAAGCTATGCTCGAATAAATTTAAATATAGCCGTCTCTTATGAGACCGATCTAGATGTAGCAGAAAAAATAATCAACCAAGTAGGCCAAGATTTGGCTAAAGATCCAATTTGGCAAGATAAAATAATAACCGCCCCGGCTTTTGTTAGATTGGATGATTTTGCCGATTCGGCCATGATTATAAAAGTACTAGGCGACACTAAACCACTGGAACAATGGTCAGTTACCGGCGAATTTAGAAAAAGATTAAAAAAATCCTTTGATCAAGCGGGTATTATTATACCCTTCCCCCAAATGGTCATAAGGAAGGGCTAA